From Neospora caninum Liverpool complete genome, chromosome VIII, a single genomic window includes:
- a CDS encoding putative 14-3-3 protein → MAREDSLYMARLAEETERYEDLVFFMKKVVEAGQELNDEERNLLSVGYKNIVGGFRTSWRSLALIEQRDLEAGSLRLDLLTNYRRRLELQLQATCDEVTQLVDKLFLRIDTVCAALLIFTFDLLRTSFFPPWRRLSCQDEKFRTVVETAHRAYEEAYALAEAELPECHPVRLGIALNYSVFYYEALIEPDKACDLARAAIDASSAVVHTLGEDQAKDTLAMMQLLQDNLELWTTETLEEGGPPEEAVEEQL, encoded by the exons ATGGCCCGAGAGGACAGTTTGTACATGGCCAGACTGGCCGAAGAGACTGAGCGCTACGAGGATCTG GTTTTCTTCATGAAGAAGGTCGTGGAAGCTGGCCAGGAACTGAAtgatgaagagagaaatcTGCTCTCGG TTGGTTACAAAAATATCGTCGGCGGTTTCCGGACCAGTTGGAGGTCTCTTGCCCTCATCGAACAGCGCGATCTGGAGGCCGGCTCTCTTCGTTTG GACCTTTTAACGAATTACCGTCGGCGTCTCGAGCTTCAGCTGCAGGCGACATGCGACGAAGTCACCCAGCTGGTCGACAAGC TGTTTCTCCGTATTGACACCGTCTGCGCGGCCCTCCTGATCTTCACGTTTGACCTTCTCCGGAcgtcgttttttcctccttGGCGTCGGTTATCTTGTCAGGACGAGAAATTCCGAACCGTTGTGGAGACCGCTCATCGCGCCTACGAGGAG GCTTACGCCCTCGCCGAGGCAGAGCTCCCCGAATGCCATCCGGTCCGCCTAGGAATTGCGCTCAACTACTCCGTCTTTTACTACGAGGCTCTCATTGAACCAG ACAAGGCATGCGATTTAGCGAGGGCAGCGATCGACGCGAGCTCAGCAGTTGTGCACACGCTGGGCGAGGACCAGGCCAAAGACAC CTTGGCGATGATGCAACTCCTCCAGGACAACTTGGAACTCTGGACAACTGAGACT
- a CDS encoding putative biotin carboxyl carrier protein, which yields MENPASFSGTDKLGKNSPAERLDDPRDSQKLLGGQMLDAKIPLGKVLTSFTYRDDPEGVGKWRNVCEVRAPMNGTILKIGVKEGEHVTKNAPLAVIEAMKMETIIKSPCDGVVASVRSREGVSTKQGQSLLEILENQTGQG from the exons ATGGAGAAtcccgcctctttctctggaaCTGACAAATTGGGGAAAAACAGCCCAGCTGAGAGACTGGATGATCCTCGCGACAGCCAGAAGTTACTAGGTGGACAGATGCTCGACGCGAAGATTCCGCTGGGGAAG GTTCTAACATCCTTCACATACAGAGACGATCCTGAGGGAGTAGGAAAATGGAGGAACGTTTGTGAGGTGCGGGCCCCCATGAATGGCACAATCCTTAAAATTGGAGTCAAAGAAGGAGAGCATGTTACAAAG AACGCCCCGTTAGCAGTTATTGAAGCGATGAAAATGGAAACAATAATCAAAAGCCCCTGCGACGGCGTTGTGGCCTCGGTACGATCGCGTGAGGGAGTCTCAACAAAACAGGGTCAGAGTCTGTTAGAAATCCTTGAGAACCAAACAGGACAAGGATAG